From the genome of Leptotrichia sp. HSP-342:
TCCGCTTTCATCATCATTCTTTCACGATTACTCATAGCTTGTGATATAATCTGATCTTTTCTGTCATCTGCCTGTCTTTCGGCTTTTATTAGAATATCATTGGCACGTCTTTTGGATTCCTTTTTTAATTTTTCCATTGTTTTTTTCTGTTCTTCCAATTTTTCCTTTTCGTTTTCAACAATTTCCATTTCAGACAAAGCCAATTTTTTTCTATCTTCTAGCACTTTATCAATCTTTTTTGCAAAAGTTCGTGAAAAAAAATAGACTAATACTATAAAGTTTATTATCTGAATAGCCATCGTAAAATCAATGTTTACTAATCTTGCTCCTTCATTCATATTTACTCCTTAATTTACATTATTAATCCTATTTTTGTTTCTCTAAAATTTATTATTTTCTTACCCTTTTAAGAAAATTAACAAGAAAGCTATTACTAACGCATAAATTGCTGATGACTCTGTAATTGCAAGCCCTGTAATTAATGTTTGCATAATATCCTGTTTTGCTTCAGGCTGTCTTGATACTGCCTCTACTGCATAACCAGTTGCAATCCCTTGACCTAATCCTGCTCCAATTCCTCCTATCGCTGCAATTCCTGCTCCTAATAAAGCTGCTGCTTGAACTATTCCTTCCATTCTCTAATCCTCCTAATTTTTATTAATTTATTTTTTATTAAACATAATTTTTATATCATAATGCTCTTATTTATACAAAATCCCTAAAATTAAAGACTTTGAACATATAAAAGAATTACAAAACTGTAATTTTTAACTCTATTCTTCCTCACCTAATGCTTCACTTATATAAACTGAAGAAAGTATTGTAAATACAAAAGCCTGTACTATACCGATAAATAAATCTAAATATAGCTGTATAAGCATTGGCCATCCAACTGAAAACGAAAAACTTCCTTTCAGCATATTATTTGTCATGGACTGAAGCAATCCACGTCCAACAAGGCTATATAGTAGTCCTACAATTACAAGTCCTGCCAGCATATTTCCAAATAGCCGCATTGAAGTGTTCAGTACTTTTGAAAAAATATCCACAATATTTAACGGAAACATAAACCACATTGGCTCAAACAATGATTTTATATATCCTTTTAGACCTTTTTGCTTTATAGAAACTGCCAAGAAAACAACAATTACCACAAGAGATAGCCCAATTGTCGTATTTGGATCTGCTGTTGGCGTTCTAAAAAATGGTTTTACTGTTCTAATTCCATTTTCCTTAACTGACATCATAATAAATGGAAATAGGAAAGTACTTAAATTTGAAAACATTATAGATGCAAACAATGCTGCAAAAAATGGTATATAAGTTTTTTTATGTTTTCCAAAGGTAGTCAAAAAGGTATTTTCAATAAAATGATAGTATTCTTCCATAACAATTTGCATTTTACTAGGCTTTTCTACACTTATATTCTTTGTCCCTGCTCTTACGATAAATATAATTATCAGCATAACTGCCCAAGTATTAAGTACTGTCTGGCTAAGCGAAAATTTAAAGTTCCCAAAAACAAAATTAAAATAATGCGGTGCTTCAACAACTGAACTTGGTGATTCAAATTTTACTGGTAAAAATGTGGAAATAATTGATAAAATTATATTCACAACAATCATCATAAGAAATAAAAATCCCAAAAATTTTAAAATTTTATTTTTCATTATCTCCCTCCTTTCTCCCAACTTTGAGCAAAGATTCAATATTCTTTGTTACATAGAATTATTATACTCCAATTGAATTTATTTTGCAAATTTTATTCTTATTCAATTTATCCCTTTATTTAAGCACTTTTCTCTGTATTTTCCCATACCAAATAGCAAATTAATTAAATCACTTTCTTTTTGTTTTTCTCATTGCCTCCTTCAAACAGTACAATTAATTTATCATTTTTATTTAATTTAATCTTCTTATTCTTGTTTATATTTAAATGAACACCATAATCATTTTTCTTTTCCACTCTTTCATCCATATCTCTATATCCTAATAAAATAGTTTCTTCATTTGCTACAATTGTAGAAAGTTCTTTAAAAGTATATTCTCTGTCAAAATTTTCAATATAATTATCTGCTGAAAACATATAAATTTCACAGCCTTCTCCGCTAAATAATTCATCAAAAACATAATAAAGTCTTTTTTCTTCAGACAGCTGACTAATTACTGAACTTATTATAGTGTCACTTATTATATAATCAGACACTTCTGTTAATTCTACGATTTCTCTATTTTTTTCATCGTATATTTCGATGACAATGCTTTTTTCCTTCAATGAAGATTTACTATTTTTTTCCAGCATTTTTTTTATTAATAACATTGTAAGCATTGATTTAGCATCCTTTTCTTGTGTTTCAAGATCGTCATAACCTAAAATTATAATGCTTTCGTAACTTTCAAGATTGAATTTTTCTTCAATATACTCTTTTTCAGAAATTCTGTAATCTGTTATATCTTCATTTTTTACATTTTCGTACCCCAAATTATCCTTTAAATGTTTTTCCACTTCCTTATCCATCTTTGCAATTATATGAACTTCTGAATCTACACTCACATATTCGTAAAGTTCGTCAATTATTTTATATATTCTTTTATTATACCCTAAAATTAATGTCTTGCTTTTAGGCAAAATTACATCTTCCGTACCACTTTTCCATTGAAATTTTTCTATTTTTAACTCTTCAAAACGAAATTCAGGATAACCATCGTCAGACTGAAAAAGAATAAGCTCATCTCCTTCCTCTATTACACATCCTATATTTTCACCATCTATTATATTATTATTAAATTTTTCGTAAGGATTTAAAATTATATTTTTTTGTATTCCTGATAACTTGCCCTCTGCCATTTCTGTTTGATAAATTTCTTTCAAGTTATTTTTATCCAAATTTTTCTTACATATTCCTAATACAATGCTTGTAACGCAATTTAACGAAATTTCCTTAAATGTTTTCCCTATTAGCTCCTTACCAACTTTAGAAAAATAAATTTCATCATTATCATAATTTAAAATTTCTGTTGCAATAACACTAAATCCTGGCTGTCTACTTGCTTGTGCTGTAATCCGTGATAACCACTTTTCACTTGGAATATAAAGTATATTCTGATTTTTTTCATTTTGGAAGCAAAAATCCATCAGTTCTTTATTATGTTCATCTTTTATTTCTGTAATTATCTTTTTAGCTTTTTTTCTTAACGCTAAAATACATTTTATAGTATTTATATCTTCTCTATCTTCTTCTGAGGAAAGTATAATTATTGATTCTGCG
Proteins encoded in this window:
- the atpB gene encoding F0F1 ATP synthase subunit A, which translates into the protein MKNKILKFLGFLFLMMIVVNIILSIISTFLPVKFESPSSVVEAPHYFNFVFGNFKFSLSQTVLNTWAVMLIIIFIVRAGTKNISVEKPSKMQIVMEEYYHFIENTFLTTFGKHKKTYIPFFAALFASIMFSNLSTFLFPFIMMSVKENGIRTVKPFFRTPTADPNTTIGLSLVVIVVFLAVSIKQKGLKGYIKSLFEPMWFMFPLNIVDIFSKVLNTSMRLFGNMLAGLVIVGLLYSLVGRGLLQSMTNNMLKGSFSFSVGWPMLIQLYLDLFIGIVQAFVFTILSSVYISEALGEEE
- a CDS encoding CASTOR/POLLUX-related putative ion channel; the encoded protein is MKKESDSFNRIKLKNKIQGMLEDTLSKGTVSIIAWLAVTMILTVVVFSFVLVLMNLRPDNETGSLSLIEAIWQNFLRVIDPGGLQNDRLWGYRIVSAVVTLLGVLIFGALVGVLTTGLDNLFIEIRKGKTEIVKKDFTLILGWNPTIFKIISELVISNANHKNKKIVILSKNDKIKMEDEINLRINQKELLKNFHNSLDGKSHKTYQTKIYCRSGSIIDIDDLNIVHPENAESIIILSSEEDREDINTIKCILALRKKAKKIITEIKDEHNKELMDFCFQNEKNQNILYIPSEKWLSRITAQASRQPGFSVIATEILNYDNDEIYFSKVGKELIGKTFKEISLNCVTSIVLGICKKNLDKNNLKEIYQTEMAEGKLSGIQKNIILNPYEKFNNNIIDGENIGCVIEEGDELILFQSDDGYPEFRFEELKIEKFQWKSGTEDVILPKSKTLILGYNKRIYKIIDELYEYVSVDSEVHIIAKMDKEVEKHLKDNLGYENVKNEDITDYRISEKEYIEEKFNLESYESIIILGYDDLETQEKDAKSMLTMLLIKKMLEKNSKSSLKEKSIVIEIYDEKNREIVELTEVSDYIISDTIISSVISQLSEEKRLYYVFDELFSGEGCEIYMFSADNYIENFDREYTFKELSTIVANEETILLGYRDMDERVEKKNDYGVHLNINKNKKIKLNKNDKLIVLFEGGNEKNKKKVI
- the atpF gene encoding F0F1 ATP synthase subunit B, with the translated sequence MNEGARLVNIDFTMAIQIINFIVLVYFFSRTFAKKIDKVLEDRKKLALSEMEIVENEKEKLEEQKKTMEKLKKESKRRANDILIKAERQADDRKDQIISQAMSNRERMMMKAEADIEKMRQNAKFELQKEVGEMAVELAEKIIKENIDEKQDETINKFIDEIGD
- the atpE gene encoding ATP synthase F0 subunit C, which translates into the protein MEGIVQAAALLGAGIAAIGGIGAGLGQGIATGYAVEAVSRQPEAKQDIMQTLITGLAITESSAIYALVIAFLLIFLKG